The genomic segment GTCTCGACCGCGTGCGCGGCCCGCCACAGCTTGATGTAGGCGTCGAGCGCGGCGCGGTCTTCGGGGGTTCCAGCATAACGGGTGGGCATCTCCCCGCCATGGTCGCGCGGGGAGGGTGGGAGCGCAAGGGCGGGTGGCTTCCGGGGTGGAATGACAGGAACACCCCTCTCCCCTCGGAGAGGGTTGTTTGACCCCTCTACCATGGGGAGACTCGTATGAGCTGCTTGCAGAGGGGCGCTGCGAAGCAGCGGGGTGAGGGGTCCCTTCCCCAGCCTCAGCCCCGTCCCGCCCGCACTTCCTCCGTCGCCAGCCGGATGCACGCCGCGAGGCCCTGCATCGCCACCCGGACCTCCTCCAGCGGGGGGCGCGTCGGCGCGAGGCGCAGGTTGCGCCCGGTGGGGTCCTGCCCGCCCGGATAGGTCGCCCCGGCGGGCGTGAGGCTGACCCCAGCCGCGTCCGCGAGTTCGACCACCCGCGCCGCGACGGGTTCGGCGGTGTCCAGGCTGATGAAGTACCCACCGCGCGGCACCCGCCACGTCGCGTACTCGCCCCCGGTGCCCAGTTCGGCCCGCAGCACCTCGTCCACCGCGTGGAACTTGGGGGCGATCAGCCCGGCGTGGGCCTGCATCAGCCCTTCGAGGCCGCCGGGGTAGCCCTCCAGAAACTTGACGTGCCGCGCCTGCTCGACCTTGTTGGGGCCGATGCTCTGGGCGTTGAGGTAGGTCGACAGCCACTTCACGTTGTCCTCGGAGGTGCCCACGAAGCCCAGCCCCGCGCTGGCGAAGGTGATCTTGGACGTGGACGCGAAGACGAAGGCGCGGTCGGGGTGTCCGGCGTCGCGGGCCAGCGTGACCAGATTGACCGGCTCGTCGCGCTCGGTATCGGAGAGGTGGTGCGCCCGGTAGGCGTCGTCCGCGAACACCGTGAAATCGGGAGCCGCCGCCTGCACGCCCATCAGCCGCCGCGCCTTGTCCGCGCTGATGCTCTCGCCGCCGGGGTTGGAATAGGTCGGCACGAACAGCACGCCCTTGACCGAGGGGTCCCCCGCCGCCAGCCGCTCGATGGCCTCCACGTCGGGGCCGTCGGGCTGCATGTCCACCGTCAGCATCTCGAAGCCGAGCGTCTCCAGCAACTGGAAATGGCGGTCGTAGCCGGGCACGGTCACGATCATCTTGGGCCGCCCATGAATCCAGCCGCCCTCGGAGCCGCGCAGCCCGTGCAGCAGCGCGAAGGTCAGCACCAGCCCCTGGAGTTCCAGGCTGGAGTTGTTCCACACGACCATGTTCTCGGCCTTGAGGTCGAGGTACCCGGCGAGCAGCGCCCGCACCGAGGGCAGCCCGGTGACCCCGCCGGGATAGTTCCGCAGGTCGAGGCCATCCATCCGGTAGTCGTTCTCGCCCAACGCGGTCAGGAGCCCGTTCGACAGATCGAAGTCGGCGTCCGAGGGCTGGCCGCGCTGCATGTTGAGCTTCAGGCCCCTGGCCCGGAAGGCGTCGTAGGCGGCGCGGGCCTGTTCCAATGCCGGGGAGGTGGCGTGCTTGGTCATGCCCCCACGTTACCCGCGCGGAGCAGGAGAGGGGAGGGGGTTGGTTAGGAGGCCGCCCCCGCGTAGGCCCGCCGGAGCCGCTCGGCCAGTGCCATGCTGCCCTCCGGCGTCAGAGGTCGCACGGGGGCGGGAACCGCGTAGTGCGCCGGGTAGTCGGGATCCGCGAAGGTCTGCCCGGCGAACTCTCTCGGCCCGCTGTAACGCGGAATGACATGCAGGTGGATATGGCGGTCCTGATTTTGCAGGAAGGCGTAATTGAAGTGCTCTGGCGCGAACAGCCCAGCTAGCGCCGCCGTCGCCCGGCCCATCACGGCGTGCAACTCGGCCCACTCCTCCGGGCGCAGATCGGGCACGGCCTCGGCATGACGGCGCAGCACCAGCATCAGCTTGCCGAGCAGGTTCTGGTTGCGGTTGAGGACAACCGTCCAGTGTTCTGCCTGCGCGATCACCGGGCCGAGCGTGGGCGAGCAGAGGACACAGGGCGTCGTCATACCGCACGTTACCCGCGCCAGAGCAGGCTTACACTGCCCTATGTCTCTCCGTTCCGCCCTGCGTCTGGTGCTGGCTGCTCTGCTCGGCGGCTTCGCGTTCCTGCTGGGCTGGACGGCCTTTCCTGTCGCGGAGAAGGGCGCGTCCTGGCGGACCTTTATCGTGGTCGCGGGAGGGGTCGTCGTGCTGGCCCTGACGCTGGGTTGGTTGGTCGCGCAGGGCTGAACTGGGCGCACACCTCCAACGATTTGCCCTATCCTGCGGCGGCTCTCCACGTTGGGGAGCTTTGCCCCCGCCCCCTCTTTTTCCGGTTCTGCCCAACAGGAGATTTCCAATGCAGTACGTCGTATCCCGCCCCCGCGTGGGCGTTTTTATCGATACCCAGAACCTCTATCACTCGGCCCGCGACCTGCTGGAGCGCACCGTCAACTTCGAGACGATCCTGCGCGAGGCTGTCGCCGGGCGCGAACTCGTCCACGCGATCTCCTACACCGTCGAGCGTGAGGGTGAGGCCACCGCGCGGCCCTTCATCTACAAGCTCTCGGCGCTGGGGTACAAGGTGCGCCGGATGAACCTGACCCTGCACCACGTCGCGCAGGACGGCCGCGCGATCTACGAGGGCAACTGGGACATGGGCATCGTGGCCGACATGGTGCGGCTGATGGACCACCTCGACGTGGTGGTGCTGGGCAGTGGCGACGGCGACTTCACCGACATCGTGGAGGTCTTGCAGGAGCGCGGCAAGCGGGTCGAGGTGATCGCCTTCCGCGAACACACGGCGCAGAAGCTGATCGACGCCGCCGACCGCTTCACCCACCTGCCCGACCTCGACGGGGCGCTGATGCCCGCCCGCCAGAAGAATGGAGCCAAAGCCAGCAGTGACGAGGCCTGACCCCGACGCCGTCCTCGCCCGGCTGCACTTCGACCTGCCCGAGTCGCGCATCGCCCAGACCGGGGCCGAACCGCGCGACGCCTCGCGGCTGATGGTGGTGGGCGAGAGCGTGGAGCATCACGTCTTCCGCGACTTGCCTGACCTGTTGCAGCCCGGCGACCTCCTCGTCTTCAACGAGAGCCGGGTGATTCCCGCGCGAGTGATGGCCCGCAAGCCGATCGTGAATGGCCTGGGTGGCGGCCAGATCGAAGTCTTGTTGCTCCGCGAGGAAGAGGCGAACGTCTGGTCCGCGTACCTCAAGCCTGCCAAACGCGCCGGGAACGAACTCTGGCTGGGCGAGCACCGGGCCGAGGTCGTCGGCGTGCTGGAGGACGGTGCCCGGCTGCTGCGGTTCGCGTACGACATCAAGCCGCATCTGGATGAGATCGGGCGGCTGCCGCTCCCGCCCTACATCGCGGCGGGCGACTCGGACGAGACGTGGCGCGAGCGGTACCAGACGGTCTACGCCCGCGAGCCGGGGAGCGTGGCGGCGCCGACGGCGGGCCTGCACTTCACGCCAGAGTTGCTGGAGCGGCTGGAGGCGCGGGGCATTGAGCGCGTGGCGGTGACCCTGCATGTCGGGGCGGGCACCTTCAAACCCATCACGGGTCCGGTGGCCGAGCACGTCATGCACGCCGAGCGCTACACCATCGGGCAGGCGACGGCGGATGCGATCAACCGGGCGAAGGCCGAGGGCCGCCGCGTCGTTGCGGTGGGGACCACCACCGTCCGCGCCCTGGAAAGCAGCGCGGCCCCAGACGGGACCGTGCGCCCCGGCGAAGGCGACACCCGCATCTTCATTACGCCGGGGACGCCGGTACGGGTACCCGACCTGCTGGTGACCAACCTGCACCTGCCCGGCTCGACGCTGCTGCTGCTGGTCGCTGCCTTTGCCGGGGAGGAGCGCATCCGGGCGGCGTATGACGCGGCGCTCGCCCAGGGATACCGCTTCTACTCGCTGGGCGACGCGATGCTTCTGGAAAACAGGGGCTAACCGGCCCCCTCCAGGCTCCGAATCAGCGTCACCGTCGCCGCCTCCCGCACAAAGCCCAGCCGCTCGTTGATGGCGAGCATGGGGCGGTTGCTGGGGTGGTTGCTGGTGCGCGAGTGGGTATAGCCCCGCGTTAGGGCCGCCCGCGCCGCCGCGAGCTTCAGGGCCAGTCCCAGCCCACACCCGCGCCACGCAGGAAGCACCCCGGTCAGGCCGTTGTGCAGGGTGCCGGGCCGGGCGGGGAGCGGCTGGGCCAGTTGGCTGGTGCCCACCCATTCGCCACTCGGGGCGACGGCCACGAACAGCCCTTCGCGCGGGGTGTCCTTCCCGAACCGCCGCTGCCACACCTCGAAGGGCCAGGGTTCGATACGCCGGGCGCTGGGCACGTCCGCCAGCAGGGCGATGGTCAGCTCGTAGTAGTGCCGCTGCTGCGCCTCGTCCCAGGGGCCGAGGTCGGTCAGGGGGAGGAGGCGGAACCCGGCCTCCCGCACCCGCGCCTCCTCGCCGGCAAAGGCGGCGAAGTCCAGCATCCGCAGGTCGAGGGTGGAGGGCCACATCCGGTCGTGTTCCCCCCACCCCCGCGCGAGCAGAAAGGGGAGGTCGGGGGTGTCCTCCCGCACGCGGGTGACGGCGGTCTGCGCTCCCGCCGCCGTGACGGTCGCCAGCGCTTCGGTCCAGAGTGCCTCCCGCAAGCTGTCCTCCGGGCGCAGGGTGTGGACAACGAGCTGGAGCCAACCCTCGAAGCTGTCCATGCGGGGCAACTCGGTTTCCAGGGCGCCCACGACCTCCCCGCCCTCCCACGCCAGGCGCCGGGTGTGGTGCTCGCCGGGGGCACGAGCCGCGTCGAGACGCTGCAAGTCGGCGGCGGAAATCGGCGCGTCGGGGGTCGCGGCATTGACGGCGGCGGCAAAGCCCTCCGCGTCGGTGGGCTGAAAGGTGAGTTGGGCGGGCGGGGCGGCGCGTTCCATAGGGCAGAACAGCACAGGTTGCGGGTGGCGGGATATCCGCCGTTTGGCGCAGTGCTCCCCCGGCAGGGCTGCCTATACTCAGGGCCATGACGCAAGCGCCCACCGCGCCCGTTCAGAGCGACAACCCGCTGCTGAACGTCGGCTTCCGCATTCCCTTCGACCAGATTCGCCCCGAGCACGCCGAACCCGCCGTGGACACGCTGCTCGCGCAGACGCAGGAGCGCCTCGACACGCTGGCGCGGGCGGGCGAGCGCGATTACGCGGACTTCATGGCGGACCTCGACACGCTGACCGAGCAGCTCGACACCGTGCGCGTGATCGTGGGCCACCTCGACAGCGTGGTGACCAGCCCCGAGTGGCAGGCCGCCAAGCGGGCGATTCTGCCCAAGGTGACCGAGTTCTACACCAACCTCAGCCTGCATCCGGGACTGTGGACGGCGCTGAAGGGCTTTGCCGAAACGGAAGCGGGGCGCGGCCTCGACCCCGTGCGGGCGCGTCACCTGAAACTCACCATCGATGAGTTCCGCCGTCAGGGGGCCGACCTGCCCGAGGCGGAAAAGGCCCGGCTGCTGGAAGTCAACACCCGGCTGGCGCAGATCACCAACGACTTTTCCAAGAACGTGCTGGACGCGACCGCCGCCTTCGAGCTGTACGTGCCTGCCGAGCGGCTGGCCGGAGTGCCCGAGCGCGTGCGGGAAGCGACCCGGCTGGAGGCCGAGAAGCACGGCCAGGAGGGTCACCGCCTGACCCTGCACCTGCCCACCCTGGAGCCCATCTTGACCTACGCCGACGACCGCGAGCTGCGCCGCGAGCTGTGGCTGGCGCAAAACTCGGTGGGCACGCAGGAGGGCCGCGACAACCGTCCGCTGGTGGGCGAGATTCTGCGGCTGCGGCGCGAGCAGGCCCGGCTCCTGGGCTTCGGCGACTTCGCCGACTACGTGCTCGAAGACCGCATGGCGGGCGGCGGCGAACGCGCCCTGACCTTCGAGCGCGACATGGAGGCCCGCGTGCGGCCCTTCTACGAGCGCGAGAACGCCGAGCTGGAAGCCTTCTACCGTGAGCAGGTGGGAAGTGACGCTCCGGCCCTGGAAGCCTGGGACATGGGCTACTGGGCCGAAAAGCAGCGGCAGGCCAAGTACGCCTTCGACGAGGAGGCGCTGCGTCCCTACTTTGCGATGGACAGCGTCCTCTCCGGACTCTTCGAGATCTGCCGCCGCGTCTTCGGCATCACGGTGACCGAGGCCCAGGCTCCCGGCTGGCACCCCGAGGTGCGCTACTACGACATCCGCGACGAGGCGGGCACGCACCTCGCTTCCTTCTACACCGACTGGTTCCCCCGCGACACCAAGCGGGCGGGCGCGTGGATGAACGCCTTCCTGACCGGCGGCCCGCGCGAGGACGGCGTCGAGCCGCACCTCGGTCTGATGTGCGGCAACATGACGGCGCCCTCGGGCGACACCCCCGCACTGCTCTCGGTGCGCGAGGTCGAAACCGTCTTCCACGAGTTCGGCCACCTGCTGCACCACGCGATGTCGAACGTGGAGGTCCGCTCGCTCAGCGGCACCCGCGTCGCCTGGGACTTCGTGGAGCTGCCCTCGCAGATCATGGAGAACTGGGTGCTGGAGCGCGAGGCCCTGGACCTCTTCGCCCTCCACTGGCAGACCGGGGAGCGGTTGCCGGACGACCTGTTCGAGAAGCTGGTCGCTGCCCGCAACTACAGCGCGGCGAACGCCACCATGCGCCAGCTTTCCTTCGGCACGGTGGACCTGGAGCTGCACGTCACCTTCGACGCCGATGCGGCGGGGGCCGATCCGGTCACCTTCGCCCGCGACATCATGGCCCGGTTCTACCCCTACGCGCTGCCGGGGGACTACGCCCGCATCGCGCAGTTTGGGCACCTGTTTTCCAGCCCGGTCGGGTACGGGGCGGGGTACTACTCCTATAAGTGGGCGGAAGTGCTCGACGCCGACGCCTTTAGCCGTTTCGCGCAGGAAGGCATCTTCAACCGCGAAACGGGGCGGGCCTACGTGGACACGATTCTGAGCAAGGGCAACAGCAAGGACGCCGCCGAACTGTACCGCGACTTCATGGGGCGCGACCCGGATGCGGAGGCGCTGCTGCGGCGGAGTGGGCTTGTAGAGGCCTAGACGTAGCTCTTGGCTTTGGGCCTCTGCCTTCGGGTGGGGGCCGGTTTTTTTGATTGCGGTTTGCCCCCACCCCCAGCCCCCTACCCCCGAGGGGGCAGGGGGAGCAGCGCTGCGCTCGGCAAAGGTCGTCCCCCCATCGGTGTTTCCGCTTGCCCCGGTTCCGTTTCCCCCTCCACGCCATCCTTTCGCCCAACGCAATGCCTCGGCGCTGACGCGCCGAACGGCTCGGCTGCCTGGAACGTGGGCTTGATAGGTGGGGACGCTTCGGGCGGCTGACACAGGGAAAGACAGCTTTAGCAAGAGCAGGTTAGTGTCTGCTCCCTCCCTCCTTGTGGGGGAGGGCTGGGGAGGGGGGTGGCAAGCAACGCTTGCCCTTTCTGGCGGCTGACCATTCCCCCTCGTCCCTCCCCCCGCCCATGCCCTACCATCTCCCCGTGATCCTCGACTGGCGCGAACACGCCTCCGCGCGGCGGGCGCGGCCTCCGCAGGTGCGCGGTGCGGTGGCGCGGCCCCGGCTGCTCGCGCTGCTGAACTCGGCGCGGGTGCTCAGTGTGGTGGCCCCGGCGGGCTACGGCAAGACGACGGCGCTCGCGGCGCATCTGCCCGAACTGGGGCGCTCGGCGTGGCTCACGCTGGATGTAGACGACGCCGACCCGCAGGTCTTCGTGGCGGGGCTGGCGGTGGCGGTCGCCGGGCTGCCGGGCGGCGAGGGGCCGGGGGCGCTGCTGGACGCGGGGGCCACGCCCCGCCGGGTGGCCGCGCGGGTGGCCGACGTGCTGGACGCGGCGGGGGCGCTGCTCGTGCTGGACGAGGCCGGGCACCTCGCCGGGCCGCTGGCGGGGGACGTGCTGCGGGAACTGCTGGGGGGGCGGGTGGCGCTGCTGTCGCGGTTGCCGCTGGAGCACCCGGCCCTGACCCGGCTGGAGGCGGAGGGCGAACTGCGCCGCCTCAGCGCCCCCGACCTCGCCTTTACCCGGCAGGAACTGGGAGCGCTGCTCGCCGCGCAGGGGGTCGTGGCGAGCGCGGAGGAGGTGCGGCTGGCGCACACCCTGACCGAAGGGTGGCCCATCGCGGCCCGCTTTCTGGCGCAGGCGGCGGCGCAGGGGCGGGTGCCCCTCTCGGCGCTGGCGGAGCTGGACGGCGGCGAGGCGCAACTGGCGACCCTCTTCACCTACCTCGCGCAGGAGGTGCTGGGGCCGCTGGACCCCGCGCTGCGGGCGCTGCTGACGCGCGGCAGCGTCTTCGAGGAACTCTCGCCGGGGCTGCTGGAAGCCGTGCTGGACGTGCGCGAGGCCGCCACCCTGCTGGGGGCGCTGGAGCGGGGTGGCACCTTCCTGACCCGCACGGGCGAGACGTACCGTGCGCATCCCCTGTTGCGGGCGCACCTGCGCGGCCTGCTCTCGCCCGGCGAGGCGCGGGAGGTCGCCGCGCGGGGGGCCGACTACTTCGAGCGCACCGGGCGGCCCCGGCGGGCGCTGGCGGCGCACCTTCAGGCGGGGAACACGGCGCGGGCGGCCGAACTGCTCGCCCACTTCGGCGGGCGCTGGCTGGAACAGGGACGGGTCACGCTGGTGGGCCGCAGTCTGGCGCGGTTGCCGGGGGAGGCGTGGACGCCTGCCCTTTACGCCTTGAGCGGTGACGCCCGGCGGCTCTCCTCCCGCTACGCCGAAGCGCTGGCCGCCTACGCGCAGGCGGACCCCCTCGCGCGGGCGCTGGGGGAGGCGCAGGTGGCGCTGGACACCGTGCAGCCCGACCACGCCTGGGCCGCGCTGGACACGGCGGCGGCCCTCGCCCCGGACGAGGACACCCAGGCCCGGATCGCCCGGATGCGGGCCGAGAACCACCTCAACGCGGGTGACCTCGCGCGGGCGCTGGAGCTGGCCCCGGCCCTGGCGCGGGGGCACGCTACGCTCTGCGCTCCGGTGACCTGGGGCGGGCGCTGGACCTCGCGCTGGAGGCCGCGCGGGGCGAGGCGGGCGGGGCGCGGGCCGCGCAGAACCACCGCGAGGGGCTGCTGCTCGCCTCCTTCCTGCACGCCGCGCTGGGCGAGCCGGGGGAGGCCACCCGCCGTGCCCGCGAGGGCCTGGCGGAGGGCGAGCGTCTGGAAAGCCGCTTCGTGCAGTCCCTCGCGCAGGCCCGGCTGGGGCACGCGGAGGCCATCGCCGGGCGGGAGGACGCGGCGCGGGCGGCGTACACGGCGGCCCTGGCCCTCGCGCAGGACGTGGTGCCCCGCTTGCAGGTGGAGCCCCGCCTCGGCCTGGCTTATCTGGAAGGCCGTGCCGGGAACGTGACCGAGGCCGGAGCACACGAGGCGGCGGCGCTCGCCAGCGTCGGCGGCGACCGCTACGTGGTGGGGCTGACCCGGCTGGTGGCGGCGCTGGGGCGGTGGCAGGGGGGAGACGCGGTGGGGGCGCGGCCCGGCCTGGAGGCGGCCCACGCGACCTTCACGGCCTGCGGGGACCGCTTCGGGGCGGGGGCGGCGGCCCTGGCTCGGTACGCGGCGACCGGGGAGGGCGCGGTGGAGGCGGCGGGCGCGGTCGCCCACTTCCCCTTCCTGCTCGCGCGGCGTTCGCTGGTGTCCCCGGTACCTGGGCGGGCAGGCCGCGCGGCGTTGCTGGCCCGGCTGGGGGCGGCGGTCCCGGAGCGGCAAAACGAGTTGCGCCCCGTGGCACGGGCACTGGGCTACCCCGACCTTCCCAGCCCGGACGCGCTGCCCGGCGTGGACGTACGGGTGCAGGTGCTCGGCCGGGTGGCGGTCACCCGCGATGGTGGCCCCGCCCGCGAGTGGGGCCGCGCCCGCGCCCGCGACCTGCTCGCGCTGCTGGCGGTGTCGCCGGGTGGCCTGCCCCGCGAGGCCGCGCAGGAAGCCCTCTTTCCCGACGCCGACCCGCAGGTGGGCGAGCGCAACTTCCGGGTGACCCTGCACGCGCTGGGGCAGGTGCTGGAGGAGGGCGTGGCGAGCGGCACCTTCCTGGAACGCGGCGACTGGCTGCGGCTGCAACCCGGCCCCGACCTGACGGTGGACCTGCACGGGGCGCGGGCCTGGCTGGACGCTTCCCCCGGCACGCCTGGCCGCGCGGGGTCGCTCCTCGCCCTCCCCGGCGAGCTGGCGGGCAGCGACCTCGACGCGGTGCAGGCCGAGGCCGAACGCTACGCCGCCCGCCTCCCCGAAGCCCTGGGCGAGGAAGCCGAGGTCACGCTGCGGGCCGGAACGCCGGACCTCGCCGCGCGGCTGGCCGAACGTGCGCTGACCCTCGACCCCGCCTTTGAGCCCGCCGCCCGTGCGCTGATGCGGGCGCACCATGCCCGCGCCCACCCCGCCGCCGCCGCCCGGACGTATGCGGCCCTGGGCGCGGCGCTGGCCGAGCTGGGCCTCAGCCCGCTGCCCGAGACGGCGGCGCTGCACCGGGCGCTGACGGGGCAGGATCACTGAGGGCGCTGACTACAGCCTCAAGCTCGCCGTGGCCTCCGGCGCGGTTGCCGCCCGCTCCACCGTGTCCAGCGCCGCCCGGAGGTGGCGGTAGACCTCGCGCAGTTGTCCCACGTCCTGTGGGAGTCCAGTTCGCAGGGCGTCGAGCGCCCCCAGCACGTGGGCCGCGCCCGGCGTGCGTTCCTCTTCAGGCAACGCCCACTCGGGGAGCCGGGGCGGGTCGAGGGGAGCGCGGCGGCCCTCATCCCAGGCGACCCAGGTGCGGGGCAGGTCGTAGAGGTAGCGCCCCACCCCGAAATGCACCGCGCAGCGCTTCAGGGCGTCCGAGGCGGCGGCCTTGAGGGTTCCGGCCTCACCCTCGTCTGCTTCGCCCACGTCACTGCGGGTCAGGCCCAGCACGGTCAGGCGGCCACGGGCGGTGGGCGGCTGGCCCGGCTGCCCCGGAGAGAGCTTCACGTCGAAACTCCACTCGCCCGCACACACGTCGTCCAGCCGTTCCATCACCGTGCGGGCGTCCACGAACGCCACCATCAGCGCCGAGGAACGGTCCCGGCTGACTGTCTGGGGCTTCCAGGCGACCCGCGCCGCCGGAAAGGGGGCCGCGAGACGATCTTTCACCTGGGCATACGTCACGTCCATACCCTAAACCATACCCTCTTTTTCGATATGGACAGAAGCAGGCGCACTGCAACGCCCCCGTGACGCCCTCCCACTACACTCCGCGCATGACCCCTCAGGAATCCCGCGTCGCCCTCGTCACGGGCGGCACCAGCGGCATCGGCCTCGCCATCGCCCGGCGGCTTCACTCGGACGGCCTGCGCGTGGCCGTCCTCGACCTCGACCGCCCGCAGGCCCGCGAGGTGGCGCAGGAGTACGGCCTGACCTTCATCGGGGCCGACCTCTCCCGCCGGGCCGACTGCCGCCGCGCGGTGAACGAGACGGTGGCGGCGCTGGGCGGCCTGGATGTGCTCGTGAACAACGCGGGCTTTCAGCACATCGACCCCATCCCCGACTTTCCCGAAGACACCTGGGACGCCATGCTGCACGTGATGCTCACGGCGCCCTTCCTGCTCAGCAAGTACGCCTGGGCACACCTCACGCGCTCCGGCCAGGGCCGCATCGTGAACGTGGCGAGCATCCACGGGCACGTCGCCAGCCCCTTCAAGAGCGCGTATATCAGCGCCAAGCACGGCGTGATCGGCTTCACGCGCACGGCGGCGCTGGAGGCGGGCGAGCAGGGCCTCACCGTGAATGCGATCTGCCCCGGTTATGTCCGCACGCCCCTGGTCGAGGGCCAGATCGCGGACCAGGCCCGCACGCGTGGCCTCAGCCCCGAGGAGGTCGAGCAGAAGGTGATGCTGGAACCCGCCGCCATCAAGCGGCTGCTGGAGCCGGAGGACATCGCGGCCCTCGCCAGCTACGTCGTCAGCCCCGCCGCGTGGGGAATGACGGGCGCGGTGCTGGACCTCGATCTGGGGTGGACGGCGCGGTAACCCGCCCTACTTCGGCTGGCTGCTCAGCACCACCACATACGCCGTTCCGCGCGACCCCTGCACCACGGCCGCTCCCGCGTGCGTGTAGCGGGCGTCGGTCAGGATCGCGCAGTGCAGCGGCGAGGCGAGCCACCAGTTCAGCGCCGACTGCGGACCCGTCCCCATGTAGATGATCTCGGTCACGCTGACCGCCTGCACGCCCACGCTGGCCGCCCGGATGCGCGGGGTGGTGCCCCCAGCTCCCGCGTGCGTGACCCCCGCGCGGCTGCTCATGTAGCCCGCCTGGTTCCGCGCGGCGAGGGCATGGGCAGAACTGGGCATCAGCGGCGCCGCGACGGGCCGCCGTCCGCTGGCCGGACAGGTGACACCCTGTGCCCTCGCTGCGTTCAGCCCCGCCAGCACCTGCGCCTCGGCGGGCGACTGCGCTACTGCGGAAAAGGAAGCCAGCGCCGCGAGCATCCCCGCCGCAATCGTGAGTTGGGCACGAAGCATGATGGCGGCAGCATAAGGACTGACTTCAGGCTGAGAAGTGAAACGGGGTGCAGACAGGGAGGGGATGGGGATGGTAAGAGGCGAAAGCGTGCAGCCCCTGCCCCCTCACAACCCCAGCAGCGCCCCCACCACCGCCGCTCCCAGCACCACCACCGCGCTGTTCACCCGCGTCCGCCAGAGCAGCAGAAACGCGCCGACCGCCACCGCCACTCCTGCCCACGACGTGATGCTGGTCTGCCCCAGCACCAGCGCTCCTGCCAGCACCACCCCGCCCCCGAAGGGCAGGAGCGCCTGCCGAAACGCGACCACCCACGGATTGGCCCGGTGCCGCTCCCACGCGAGGGCCGCGACCGCCCCGATCAAGGCCGTCGGCCCGTAGAACCCCAGGGTGGCGACGAGTGCCCCGGCGAGGCCAGCGGCAGCGTACCCGTAGTGGGTGACCGCCAGCGTGTTCGGCCCCGGCATGAGCTGCCCCAGCGCGAAGCCATTCGCCAGCGTGCCCGCGTCAATCCAGCCCCGCTC from the Deinococcus sp. NW-56 genome contains:
- a CDS encoding 3-hydroxybutyrate dehydrogenase, with protein sequence MTPQESRVALVTGGTSGIGLAIARRLHSDGLRVAVLDLDRPQAREVAQEYGLTFIGADLSRRADCRRAVNETVAALGGLDVLVNNAGFQHIDPIPDFPEDTWDAMLHVMLTAPFLLSKYAWAHLTRSGQGRIVNVASIHGHVASPFKSAYISAKHGVIGFTRTAALEAGEQGLTVNAICPGYVRTPLVEGQIADQARTRGLSPEEVEQKVMLEPAAIKRLLEPEDIAALASYVVSPAAWGMTGAVLDLDLGWTAR
- a CDS encoding CAP domain-containing protein, which encodes MLRAQLTIAAGMLAALASFSAVAQSPAEAQVLAGLNAARAQGVTCPASGRRPVAAPLMPSSAHALAARNQAGYMSSRAGVTHAGAGGTTPRIRAASVGVQAVSVTEIIYMGTGPQSALNWWLASPLHCAILTDARYTHAGAAVVQGSRGTAYVVVLSSQPK
- a CDS encoding chromate transporter, producing the protein MTGLWAMFLAYVRLGLISFGGTNVAEMERVLVGERGWIDAGTLANGFALGQLMPGPNTLAVTHYGYAAAGLAGALVATLGFYGPTALIGAVAALAWERHRANPWVVAFRQALLPFGGGVVLAGALVLGQTSITSWAGVAVAVGAFLLLWRTRVNSAVVVLGAAVVGALLGL